CGTCAGACGATCGCGATAGTAGCGATCGACCCAGTCATTCAGCCGCGTAAAGAGCGTATCGTTCATCATGACCGCCGGGTTCACCGCCTGCATTTCGTCCTGGGTCAGGACCACGCGCAGACGTAAACAGGCGGGGCCACCGCCGTTGGCCATGCTTTCGCGCAGGTCAAACACGCGCAGTTCGTCAATCGGGTTATCGGCCTTGACCAGCTCCGTCAGGTAGCGCCACACGCCTTTATGATCCCGGGACTCCTGCGGCAGGACCAGCATCATGCTGCCATCGTCACGGCTCAGCAGCTGGCTATTGAACAGATAGGTTTCTACCGCGTCCTGCACGCTCACCGCCTCCGTGGGCACCTGGACTGGCGTGAAGCCGCGCACGCGCTCATGCAGCGTGGCGAGCAGCTTCTCCTGATGGGCAAACGCCTGCTCGTGGCAGAACAGCACCTGGCGGTTAGAAACGGCAATCACGTCGTTATGGAAAACGCCCTGGTCAATCACATGCGGGTTTTGCTGGGCAAAAACCACCTGGGAAGGATTGACCTGGTTCAGTCGGGCAACCGCCTGGCTCGCCGCCAGCGTCTGACGGGCAGGATAACGGGTTGGCGCGGCGTGGCCCCCCTCTTCTCGCCCGTAGATAAACAGCTGCAGACCCGGGTCGCCATAGTCGCCCCCCAGGCGGTTATGGTTGGCCGCGCCTTCGTCGCCAAACATCGCCACCTGCGGCAGGGCCTGATGCACCTCAAAATGGGCGTCATGGTTGAAAATGGCGCGCAGCACGCGCTCGGTGGTTTCCGCTTCGGTGGCGCGGTGGAATTTATTGTTCAGGTTCGCCACCGTCAGATGAACTTTGCCATCCAGCGTATCGGCTGACGGCGCGACGGTCGCCGCGTTTGCCACCCACATCGAGGAGGCGGAGCTTGCCGCGGAGAGCAGGTGCGGGGTCTGCGTACCCGCTTTTTCAACCACCTGCTCATCGGTACCGCTAAAGCCGAGCTGACGAAGGACCGCCACGTTCGGGCGTTCCTGCGGCGGGATCACCGCCTGCGGGAAACCGGCATCCGCCAGCGCTTTCATCTTCAGCAGCCCCTGCTTCGCCGCCAGCTTCGGGTTGGAGACCTGAAAACGGTGCTTCGTCGAGGCTTCATTACCAAAAGAGAGACCGGCATAGTGGTGCGTCAGCCCCACCAGCCCGTCAAAGTTAACCTCACGCGCTTTCATGACGATCCCCTCCGGTAAAATCCAGCCCCGGATTAAGCGTCTCCGGCAGCGTCAGCGCCGGGGTTTCCAGGCTCGCCATCGGCCACGCGCAGTAATCGGCGGCATACC
This region of Enterobacter asburiae genomic DNA includes:
- the astB gene encoding N-succinylarginine dihydrolase yields the protein MKAREVNFDGLVGLTHHYAGLSFGNEASTKHRFQVSNPKLAAKQGLLKMKALADAGFPQAVIPPQERPNVAVLRQLGFSGTDEQVVEKAGTQTPHLLSAASSASSMWVANAATVAPSADTLDGKVHLTVANLNNKFHRATEAETTERVLRAIFNHDAHFEVHQALPQVAMFGDEGAANHNRLGGDYGDPGLQLFIYGREEGGHAAPTRYPARQTLAASQAVARLNQVNPSQVVFAQQNPHVIDQGVFHNDVIAVSNRQVLFCHEQAFAHQEKLLATLHERVRGFTPVQVPTEAVSVQDAVETYLFNSQLLSRDDGSMMLVLPQESRDHKGVWRYLTELVKADNPIDELRVFDLRESMANGGGPACLRLRVVLTQDEMQAVNPAVMMNDTLFTRLNDWVDRYYRDRLTQADLVDPQLLREGREALDALSTILQLGSVYPFQR